A window from Culex pipiens pallens isolate TS chromosome 3, TS_CPP_V2, whole genome shotgun sequence encodes these proteins:
- the LOC120430123 gene encoding probable cytochrome P450 6d5, whose translation MSSWLVLIAALAAPLLYLLVARQFSYWKRRGVAQLGPIFPFGNLGPFFRQRSCLGVTYAELYHRWKALPFVGIYFSLRPLLLINDPELIKNVLTRDFEYFHDRGLHVNEEKDPLSGHLFALGGDKWRHHRSKLTPTFTSGRLKEMFQNLVEIGQVLQEYVGKRAAAGEEVDVRELMARYTTDVIASVGFGIENDSINDSDNMFRKMGTKVFAQDIKTIVRLASTFFLPKLNALFNFKFIAQDIEDFMMNVVRETLEYRESNNVVRKDIMQLLMQLRNTGTVSMDKIWKVEAATPSAKQLSLEQVTAHAFVFFAAGYETSSSTISFCLFELARNVDIQRKLQAEIDQVLAKHNGAITYDSINEMKYLENCIDETLRKYPAVPFLNRECTKDYVIPGTSSTVEKGTTVIIPVLGLQHDPEFYSDPEKFIPERFTDEATTDKPYLPFGTGPRVCIGLRLGKLQTKMGLVMMLSKFNIRLVDETYYSKELELDSKGLFLMPIGGIKVAVSARSD comes from the coding sequence ATGTCGTCGTGGCTTGTGTTAATCGCCGCTCTGGCAGCCCCACTGCTGTACCTGCTCGTCGCGCGTCAGTTCAGCTACTGGAAACGACGCGGAGTTGCCCAGCTGGGACCGATCTTCCCGTTCGGCAATCTTGGGCCGTTTTTCCGCCAGCGATCATGTCTTGGAGTTACGTACGCTGAGCTGTATCACCGCTGGAAGGCGCTTCCTTTTGTTGGGATTTACTTCTCGCTTCGACCTCTGCTCTTGATTAACGATCCCGAGCTGATCAAGAATGTGTTGACGCGGGATTTCGAGTACTTCCACGATCGTGGTCTGCACGTCAATGAGGAGAAGGATCCGCTTAGTGGGCACTTGTTTGCGCTGGGAGGTGACAAGTGGCGCCACCATCGGTCCAAGCTGACGCCGACGTTTACATCCGGACGGTTGAAGGAGATGTTCCAGAACTTGGTCGAGATAGGCCAGGTTCTGCAGGAGTATGTGGGGAAGCGGGCTGCGGCTGGAGAGGAGGTTGATGTGAGGGAGTTGATGGCACGATACACGACCGATGTGATTGCTTCCGTTGGATTTGGCATTGAGAATGATTCGATAAACGATAGTGACAACATGTTCCGGAAGATGGGCACCAAAGTGTTTGCGCAGGACATCAAGACCATTGTGCGGTTGGCCAGCACGTTCTTCTTGCCGAAGCTGAACGCCCTGTTCAATTTCAAGTTTATCGCGCAAGACATCGAGGACTTTATGATGAACGTCGTTCGCGAAACGCTCGAATACCGCGAAAGCAACAACGTCGTCCGGAAGGACATCATGCAATTGCTGATGCAACTCCGCAACACCGGAACGGTTTCGATGGACAAAATCTGGAAAGTCGAAGCTGCGACGCCATCCGCGAAACAGCTCTCCCTCGAACAAGTGACAGCTCACGCCTTCGTATTCTTCGCCGCGGGATACGAAACGTCCTCCTCCACAATCTCCTTCTGCCTGTTCGAGCTCGCCCGGAACGTCGACATCCAGCGCAAGCTGCAAGCAGAAATCGACCAAGTACTAGCAAAACACAACGGCGCCATAACCTACGACAGCATCAACGAGATGAAATACCTGGAGAACTGCATCGACGAAACGCTACGCAAGTACCCAGCCGTCCCCTTCCTAAACCGGGAATGCACCAAGGACTACGTAATCCCCGGCACAAGCTCCACCGTCGAGAAGGGAACCACCGTCATCATCCCGGTACTCGGCCTACAGCACGACCCTGAGTTTTACAGCGATCCCGAGAAGTTCATCCCGGAGCGATTCACCGATGAAGCGACGACAGACAAGCCGTACCTTCCGTTCGGAACCGGTCCCCGGGTCTGCATCGGGCTGCGACTGGGCAAACTTCAAACGAAGATGGGACTGGTGATGATGCTGTCCAAGTTTAACATCCGGCTGGTTGACGAGACGTACTACAGCAAGGAGCTGGAGCTGGATTCGAAGGGCTTGTTTTTGATGCCGATTGGGGGAATAAAGGTGGCGGTGTCCGCGAGAAGCGATTga